Genomic window (Bosea vaviloviae):
CGACGAGGCGGTCTCGCTCGCCAACGCGACCTATCTGCGCGGCTTGCTCCTGCGGGTCTTCCCGGAGCTCGAAACCAGGAAGATCAGCCATTACTGGCATGGCCAGCTGGGCTTCACCTTCGACAAGTTTCCCCATGTCGGCGAGCATGAGGGGATGTTCTTCGCCTGCGGCTACAACGGCACGGGCGTGGCGCGCGCAAGCTGGCTCGGCCACAAGGTCGCCCAGCGAATGCTCGGCTCCGACGACGCGCATACGGAATATGCCAGCCTTCCTTTCCGCTCGCGCCCCTTCTATCGCGGCCGGCCGTGGTTCCTGCCCCTGGCGGTCGCTTTCTACGGCGTGCTCGACCGCTGGGATCAACGCTGAACGGCCAATGGCGTCTTAGCGGCATTCGCCGCGGATTTGGCTGGCCTGCGCCGCAGGCCAGTCTCGATGCACGCGCCCTCGCCTGAGGGCGCCAGCCTCGCCGGCTCAACTCACGGCGTCGACGATCATCTGGCCGATATAAAGATCCTGGATCGAAATGCCGGAGCTGTCGAAGACCGTGATCTCGTCAGAGGTCACCCGTCCCGGAATTCGGCCGTCGAGAGCGGCGCCGAGCTGGCCGAGCACGAGCGCCCCCGCTTCGATCTGCGCCCGGACATGCTGAAACTCGCCGATCATCGTCGATTGCGACGGCAGGTCGCAAAATAGTCGCGCGCTCGCGAACAGCTGGGGCGGTAGTTCCTGTTTGCCGGGAGCGTCGGATCCCATGCTCGCGACATGGGTCCCCGGCCGCACCCATTGCGCTTCGAACAGCGGCTCGCGCGCCGGGGTCGCGGTCACGATGATGTCGGCGGCGCGGCAAGCCTCCTCCGCTGTCGCCGGCATGGCCTCAAGGCCCTCGTCCTGAAGCTCACGGATGAGCGCCCCGGCGCGCGATGCGGAACGGGCGATGACATAGACGCGCTTGATCGGGCGTATGCGCCTGAGCGCGGACAGCTCGTGCCGGGCCTGGTTCCCGGCGCCGAACAAAGCCAGCGTTTCGGCATCGGGCCGCGCCAGCAGCTCTGCCGCCACGGCGTCGGCCGCGGCCGTGCGATAGGCGTTGACTCGGCCCGCTTCGATCACCGCCCTCAGGCGGCCGCTCGCCTGATCGAGCAGAATGATTGCCGAGTTATGGCGCGGCAGGCCCGCTTCCGGATTCCGGGACCAGAACGAACCGACTTTCAGGCCGGTGAGACCGGCCGTCGAGCCCGATTTGACGGAGAAGGTGTTGACGGGATCGCACGCCCTGCCGAGCACGGCCGGGAAAACTCGGCTGTCGTCCGAGGCTGCGGCGATCAAGGCCGCCCGCACCGCCGAGAACGCCAGTTCATGCGTGATCAGGCGCGCCGATTCTTCTTCGCTGACGAATATCATGATCCGGCTCGGCTTCTCGGTTGGGGCTGAAGGGACATCGACACGGTTCCGGCCTGGCCTCGCGCCTAAGCAGACATTCCTTGGCACGCCAACGAATGCTCTGCTTAGGTCTTTGATTTGTCGGAGATTTTTGTCGGAAAACCGTGGGACAGTTTTCCGGAATCTGCTTAGGCCCCAAAGACAGCCGCAGGAACAAGGCACGAAGACAGGCAGCGCGAAGCTGCGCCAAAAATGAACTTGCCATCCTATCGCTGGTTTCGTATCAAATGTCTAACTCTGGACAAAATGTACAATTACTGGAATTGACTGAGTGCCAGGCGCAGGCTGTCCGCCTGCGGGTCTGCTGGACAGGCTGAGGCTTCGGGAATCGGATCCAGGTGTCTGCGCCGGTGCGCGGCTCGTCGATGAGAGATGAAATGGCGGACGTCACTTCAAGCTTGCAGGACGGCAATGACGCGACGGGGGCCATCATGCCGTTCGCGCCGTCCCATCTGGCAGCAGCGGTCGGGCTCTCCCGGCAGATGTCCTGGCCCTACCGGCTTCAGGATTGGGAGTTCGCCGCCCGGATCGGCCAGGGACTCGCGCTGGAGAAGGCGGGCGCGCTCATCGGCACTGCGATGTGGTGGCCATATGGCGATGATTTCGCGTCGGCCGGAATGATCATTATCGCGAAATCCGAGCAGGGCCGCGGTCATGGCGCCAGGCTGTTCGATGCGCTCCTGGCCGCAGCCGCACCGCGGTCGCTCATGCTGAACTCCACCGCGGAAGGGCTGCCCCTCTATCAGAAGCGAGGCTTCATGGCTGTCGGCACCATCCATCAGCATCAGGGCGTCCTGCTAGAGCAAGGCGGCTTCGCGCAACCTCCCGATATACGCCGGGGTCGGCCTGTCGACTTCGTTACCATCGCGGAACTCGATTGCGATGCGACCGGGTTGTCCAGGCCGGCCCTCCTCGATCACCTGCTCGCTGCCGGCGAGGTCGTGGTGATCGAGCGTGGCGACCGGCTCGCAGGCTACGCGATCGCCAGGGCGTTCGGGCGTGGCCAAGTCATCGGCCCCGTGGTCGCCGAAAACGCCAGCGATGCACGCCAACTCATCAAAGCGCTGCTGCACAAGCTCGCTGGTGCATTCGTGCGGCTCGACGTGCCGGCGGGGTCGGGTCTCGGCACCTGGCTCGATGCCCAAGGTGTCGAACGCGTCGGCGAGGCAACCACGATGGTGCTGGGGCACAGGCCCGTTGCCGGCGGGCCGCTCCGGACGTTCGCGATAGCGAACCAGTCTTTCGGTTAGGGGATACGACATGACGACAGGATCTGACGAGGTTGCTGTCCAGGCGGCAGGGTCGCTGGAGGCCGACACGGTTCGTTCACTCGCGACACCGGCGCTGCTGCTGGACCGGGAACGCCTGGATCGGAACATCGGACGTCTCCGCGACCGTACCGCTGCCCATGGGGTCGTGCTGCGTCCTCACCTCAAGACGGCGAAATCGATCGACGTCGCTCGCCGCGCCTATCCCGACGAGCCGGGGCCGATCACCGTGTCGACGCTCGCAGAAGCCGAGTATTTCGCGGCCCATGGCTTCACCGACATCACCTATGGCGTCGGCATTTCGCCAGCGGCGGCGGCCAGGGCGATGCTCCTTCGCCGATCCGGGGTCGATTTGAAGCTGCTGCTGGATTCGCCCGAGCAGGCGCAGGCGTTGGGCCAGGCTGCCCGGGATGCCGGCGTCACGGCCCGGGCCTTCATCGAAATCGATTGCGACGGCCATCGCGGTGGCTTGACGCCTCGTGATCCCAAGCTGCTCGACGTCGCGGCGAGCATGGCCGCGGCAGGCGTCGGATTGGCGGGTATCCTGACCCATGCGGGCGAGTCCTACGCGCTCCATACCCCCGATGCGCTCGTGGCGGCGGCTGAGCATGAGCGGACTGAGGCCGTCGCTGCCGCCGACTCATTGCGAGCAGCCGGTCATGACTGCTCGATCGTGAGCGCCGGCTCCACGCCGACCGCCCATTTCGCCGAGGATCTCGCTGGGGTCACGGAACTGCGCGCCGGCGTCTACATGTTCTTCGACCTCGTCATGCACGGCGTCGGCGTCTGCCGGACGGATGATATCGCGATTTCCGTTCTGGCCACGGTGATCGGGACAAAGCCGGAGAAGGGCTGGATCCTGGTCGATGCCGGCTGGATGGCGCTCTCGCGCGATCGTGGCACGGCCGCCCAGAAGGTCGACCAAGGCTACGGCCTGGTCTGCGATATCGAGGGGCGCGTCTATAATGACCTGATCGTCCCCTCCGCCAGCCAGGAGCACGGCATCCTCGCCATGAGGCCCGGAAGCGGACGGCCCCTGCCCGATCTGCCGATCGGATCGAAGGTCCGGATCCTGCCGAACCATGCCTGTGCCACCGCCTCTCAACACGAGGTCTACCATGTGGTTTCGGGCAATGGCGGCGCGATAGAAGCGCGCTGGCCGCGTATCCGCGGCTGGTGAGCGCCATTCCCATTCCATGCCCATGCCGCCCCTGGAATCTCTGACGCCGTCATCCAACGATGCCTGCTGTACCTCGGAGCAATATCGCACCGCGTTTTCAGGGGCTGTCGAACACCAGCTAAAGGATCGTTGCGATGATCTCCCCTCTTCAGCACCTGAAACAGTCCGGGCGGCTCGACAGGTTCTACATCGACGGCGAATGGGTCCGCGGCAGCGGTGCGGACCGCGCCATCATCGTCAACCCCGCGACGGAACAGGGCGTCGCCGACATCGCGCTTGGGAATGCGGCAGATCTGAACCACGCCGTCGCTGCGGCCAGGGCTGCGTCCGTCAGCTGGGCTCGAACCGGCCCGGCCGAGCGGGCTCGGCTCCTGGACCGGGTTCACGCTCTCATCCTCGAACGCCAGGAGTTTTTCGCGCAGGTCCTGACGATGGAGATGGGCGCGGCCATCACTTATGCCCGCACGGCCCATGTGCCGCTGGCCGCGGAACACATCCGTGTGGCCCGCGACAATCTCGCAACCTATCCCTTCCTGGCCCAGCGCGGGAAGACGGCGATCGCGCGGGAGGCGATCGGCGTCTGCGGCCTGATCACGCCCTGGAACTGGCCACTCTACCAGATCACCGCCAAGGTCGGCCCGGCCCTGGCCGCTGGATGCACGGTCGTTCTGAAGCCCAGCGAATTGTCGCCCCTGAATGCGTTTCTGTTTGCCGAGGTGATCCACGATGTCGGCATTCCGCCGGGCGTCTTCAACCTGGTGAACGGCGCTGGCGCGGTCGTCGGGGCAGGCCTTTCGGCGCATCCCGACGTCGACATGATTTCCATCACCGGCTCGACGCGGGCCGGCATTCTCGTGGCTCAGGCGGCGGCCCAGACGATCAAGCGCGTGACGCTGGAGCTCGGCGGCAAATCCCCCAACGTGATCCTGCCGGATGCCGACATGGCGCGCGCGGTCCCTCCGGGCGTTGCCGCGGCGTTCCGCAACCAGGGCCAGTCCTGCAGCGCGCCGACCCGCATGATCGTGCCCCGGTCGCAACTGAAACAGGTCGAACAGCTGGCAACTGAGACCGCCGCGGGGATGATCGTCGGCGATCCGACATCGGAGGCTACCACCCATGGTCCGATCGCCAATCGCGCCCAGTTCGACCGCATCCAGCAGATGATTGCGATCGGGGTGGCGGAGGGGGCCAAGCTCGTCACGGGCGGGACCGGAAGGCCGGATGGCCTGGATGTCGGCTATTATGCGAGGCCCACGATCTTCTCCGACGTGCTCCCGGAGATGCGGATCGCGCAGGAGGAGATATTCGGACCCGTTTTGTCGATCATGCCCTATGATACGATCGAAGAAGCGGTCCGCATCGCCAATGATACCGTCTACGGCCTCGGCGCTCACGTGCAGGGGGCGGATTTGGCGACGGCCAGAGCCGTCGCCTCGCAGATCCAATCCGGCCAAGTGCATATCAACTATCCGGCCTGGGACCCCAATGCTCCCTTCGGTGGATACAAACAGTCTGGAAACGGGCGCGAGTACGGTCTCGAGGGAATGGAAGAATATCTCGAAATAAAATCAATACTTGGGTATTATACATAAGAATTACTAACAAAATCTCGAAGAGAGATGTCATATAAAATGAGTTTATCTGAATAAGAATCATAGAATCTTTAAATTTTACGAAAATTACCTCGCGCAATCTGCCTCGCCTGAAAGCCGGTTTGCCCGATGCCGGCGAAGCGCCACCTGCAGGCACAGGACATGGCCCGGAACCGGAGATTCGACCCACGCCGCTCCCGTCGGGATCGAAATCGCGTTTCGCGCGTTGATCAGTCACATCGCCAATCAGGCGCGAGGAGCAGAACAATGACAACGATCAGGCAAACGGCAGTTTCCTTAGCCGCTTTTCTCATGCTGGCGTCGCCAGCCATGGCGCAGTCGCGCTCGCTCGGTCCGGCGACCGGCACCGTTAGCATCGAGCAGGTTCAGGCGGGCTTTGTCGCCTCCGGCGAGGTTGGCGGTGGTACGCTGCGTTACCGCGGCCACTCTTATCCGATCACGGTCGGCGGCATCGGCCTGGGTTCGATCGGCGCATCGCGCACCGTCGCCTCCGGAACGGTCTACGGACTCAAGAACAGGGCCGATCTCGCCGGTGCCTATGTCCAGCTGAAGGAAGGCTGGGCTGTTGGCAATCAGGGACGCGGCAGCGTCTGGCTGCAGAACGACAAGGGCGTGACCCTGCGACTGGCTGCGCGCCGGCAAGGGCTTCAGCTCTCTCTTGGCGCCGATGGCGTGTTGATCGGCTTCAAGCAGTAAGACGGGATCGCGGGCTGAAAACAGCTGCCCGGAGCTGAATCTCAGCTTTAGCTCCGGGCTCCGCAATAGTCAGGTCCAGTCCACGAGAGCGGTGGGGCCGTGTTTGCCACCGCCCTCGACCGTCCGAGTTGGGCCGCAAGCTGATCCCACGCAAGTTGACCCCACGATCTCCCGGGACTGGCCGGCTCGACCATTCGGTGGCAGGGTTGTGTTTCCTGGCAGGCCCCGATGGCAAAGCAATCCATACCGCACCCGGTGCTGTCGACCCCGCGGCTGCGCTTGCGCCAGTTTCGCGCCGATGACGCGGGCGCGATGCATGAATGCTTCGCCGACCCCGCGGCGATGCGCTTCTGGAACCTGCCGACCTATACCAGGCCCATCGAAACCGAGCGGGCCGTGCGCAGTTTCATCGACTGCACGCCATCCTATTATCGCTTCTGGGCAGTGACTGAGGCGGGCGATGATCGCTGCCTCGGGCTGGTCAATTACCATGACGGCCATATCCGCAGCAGGCGCGCGAGCATCGGCTATATCATCAACCCGGCGCGCCACCGGCAGGGCTTTGCCGCGGAAGCCGTATCAGTGCTGCTCGACTTCTGCTTCGCCGAACTCGGCCTGCATCGCCTTCAGGCTTTTATCCACCCCGACAATACCGCCTCGATCGCGCTGATCGAGAAACTCGGCTTCAGCCGTGAAGGCCTCTTGCGCGACAATCTGCGCGTCGGCGAGGTCTGGCGCGACGATTTGCTCTACGCGCTGCTGGCGAACGATTGGCGACGCCAGGGCTGATATCGCCTTGCGCGGCCCTGCACAGGCCTGGTCAGGACTTTCCGGGAAACTGTCGCGCGCCCCGCCGTGAGCTCGGGAACGAAACGGCGACCGCGGGTAATTTGCCACCCTCGGTCGAAGTGCCGGCAAGGCCTCATTGGCGCCGCGTCAGCACGCTCGCCAGCATCGAGATGCCACGCCGCACCATCTCGGTGTCGAGCGCGGCGTAGCCGAGAATGAACCCTGCCGTCTGGGGCTTGGATAGCTTCGGATCGTATAATGGCGAGACAGGATGAATGCCGAGCCCGATTGACCGTGCGGCCTCGACAATCCCGGCCTCTTGATCCGCAGCAACGCCGTTGATCCAGATGACGACATGCAGACCCGTATCGGCTCCCTCGATGGACACGGCCGGTCCGCATTCGGCTGACAGGGCTTCGAGCAACACGGCGCGTCGCTCGGCGTTCTTCCGGCGAATGCTGCGGACATGGCGTTCATAGGCGCCGCTGGCCAGCAGCTCGGCCAGCGCCTCCTGCTCCAGGAGCGGGCTGTGCCGGTCGGTGAGGCGCTTGGCCTCGCTGAACGCCGCAGCCAGCCCGGCGGGGAGAACGAGATAGCCCAGTCGCAGGGTCGGCGAGAGCGTCTTGGAGAAGGTCCCGACATAGATCACCGACTGCGCATCAAGCGTCTGCAATGGCGGGATCGGGGCGATGTCGTGCCGATACTCGCCATCATAGTCATCCTCGATGACATAGGCGCCAGAGGCTGCAGCCCAGGCCAGAAGCGCGCGCCGGCGCGTCGCGGAGAGGACCCCGCCAAGAGGAAACTGGTGCGAGGGCGTGACATAGACGAGACGCCCGGACGGCAGCCCGTCAACGCAGAGGCCCTCGCCATCGACGGGGATCGGAACCGCAATCCCGCCAGCGGCAACGAAGGCGTGACGGGCGAGCATGTATCCGGGATTCTCGATCAGAAAGGCATCGCCGGGATCGAGCAGCAGCCGGGCGCAGAGATCGAGCCCCTGCTGCGAACCGTTGACGATGACGATGTCGTCGGGCGAGCAATTGATGCCGCGCGCCCGCCAGAGATAGCCTTGCAGCACCGAGCGCAGATCGCTGGCGCCCTGGGGGTCGGCATACCGCAGCCGCGCCTTTCGCCGAAGGCTGACCTTGGTCAGCGCGCGCCGCCAGGCCAGCATGGGAAAATCGTCGCCGGCCAGGTCCCCATAGCGGAAATCCGCGACTTTGACCGCTTGAGCCGGTGTCGGTGGCGGCAAGCCAAGCAGGCGTTGCGCGAAGCCCGAGAGATGCCGCACCGCCGCCGCCGTCGGCGCGGGCGTCGGTGTCGCCTTGGCCGCAAGGCCCTCCGCCACGATCGGACGCGCCCCGGCCCGCGTGACCAGATAGCCCTCCGCGATCAATTGACCATAGGCCGCCGTCACCGTCGTGCGGGATGCTCCCCACTCCACCGCGAAAGCGCGCGTCGAGGGCAGGCGATCACCGGGCCGATAGGCGCCGCTATGGATCTGCTCCTTGATCGACGCGATGATCCTGCGGCCGACGCCTTCTAACTGGCCCACATCAATCCCTCGTAACTGGCTATTCCCAACAAGCCAGATTGGCGGCATCTGTCCCGGCAACGCAAGGAGTTCGCAGATGTACACGCCTCCAGCCTTCCGCGACGACGACAGGGACAGCATTCACGCGACGATCCGAGCCGCGCGGCTCGCAAATTTCGTCACCGCCACGCCCGACGGCGTATTGGCCACGCCGCTGCCGCTCTATCTCGACGAGAACGAGGGCGAGCACGGCGTGCTCTACGGCCATCTCGCCAAGGCTAACCCGCAATGGCGGACGCCCGCCACCGGCGACGGGCTGGCGATCTTCATGGGGCCGGACGCCTACATCACGCCGTCCTGGTACGCGACCAAGCAGGAGACCGGGAAGGTCGTCCCAACCTGGAACTACGTCGCGGTCCACGCCTATGGCCCGGTCGAGTTCTTCGAAGACCCCGCCAGGCTGCTGGCGGCCGTGACCCGATTGACCGGCATCCATGAGGGCGAGCGTGCCACGCCCTGGGCCGTCTCCGACGCCCCGCCCGATTTCATCCAGGCGCAGCTGCGCGGGATCGTCGGCATCCGCATGCCGATCACGAGGCTGGAGGGCAAGCGCAAGATGAGCCAGAATCGCCCCGAGGCCGACAGAGCCAACGTCGCGGCCGGCCTTGCCGCGAGCGAGCGCCCGGTCGAGCGCGCGGCCGCCACCCTAATCCCGTCCTGAGAGAGGGTTCGAGGTTTCCCTCCGCCCTCATCCAGTCCCCCCCTCTCTCTCGACGGTGCCGATCCATGCCAGACGTCTCGCAGCTTGCTCTCTATCTCGCCGCAGCCTTCCTGCTGGCGATCACGCCCGGTCCCGGCATCTTCTACGTCGCGGCGCGTACGCTCGCAGGCGGTCGCGCTGAAGGCGTCGCGTCCAGCCTCGGCACCGGCCTGGGTGGAATGGTCCATGTCCTCGCCGGCAGCCTGGGCGTCTCCGCGCTCGTACTGGCAAGCGCCGAACTCTTCACCGTACTCAAGCTGGTGGGAGCGGCCTATCTCGTCTGGCTCGGCGTTCGCACTGTCCAGGCCGCCCGCCGCGACGCGGCGAATGTCCTGGCCGGCGGCGCCGTCGAGCCTCCGATCGGCCCCCGCCGGGCTTTTCGCGAGGGCGTGATCGTCGAGGCGCTGAACCCGAAGACGGCGGCCTTCTTCCTGGCCTTCATTCCGCAGTTCGTGGACATGGCGGGCAGCGTGGCGTTGCAGTTCATGGTGCTGGGCTTCATCTCCGTCCTGCTCAACACCCTGGCCGACGTCGTGGTCGCCTTTGCCGCCAGCGGTATCCGGGACGGCGCGGCAGCACGGCCCGCGCTCATCAAGCGCCTGCGGGAAGCCTCGGGCGGCGCAATGATTGCGCTGGGCATCGGCCTCGCCCTGGCCAAGCGGCCTGCTTGATCCCAGAGACCGGCCGCTCGCACCTACGCCTGCATCCATGCCCTGAATGAGTCGGGCAGGACGTTCGAACCGCAGATCACTGCGGCCACGCGCTTGCCGCGATAACGCGCGGGGTCTTCCAGGATTGCGGCGATACCAAGCGCGGCCGAGGGTTCGGTGACGAGGGCAGCGTGCCGATAGAGTATCCGCATGCCCTCGACGATGCTCGCTTCCTCGACCAGCGGAACGTGGTCTGCGGTGGCGAGCAGGTCGTCGAGAACCGCAGCGATCGGAAATCGGCCCGCGACGCCATCGGCGATCGTATCGGTGCGGTCAGTGGTGACGATCGATCGAGCTCGCCAGGACTTCGCCAGGGCCGGTGCGCCGCTTGGCTGGATGCAGACGACATCCGTCGCCGGCGACAAGGTTTTGAAGACATGCCCCACGCCGGTGGCCAGAGCGCCTCCGCCGAGCGCGAGCAGAACCGTATCGATGCGATCGAACCCTTCGACGAGTTCAAGGCCGATCGTGCCCGCGCCTTCGCAAGTGTCGAGATTTTCGCTGTCCTCCACGAGGAACGCATCGCCGCCAGCTGCAATCTCCCGGGCACGCTCGCGTGCGTTCTCGATATCGCCATCGACCAATTCGACGGTACCGCCGAGCCGTTGGATTCGCTCGATCTTCGCGGCATTGGCACCTTTGCCCGCAATCACGCTGACGGCGATACCGCGTGCCCGGCCGCTATAGGCGAGCGCTTGTCCAAGGTTGCCGGCGCTGGCGCAGACCGCGGCCATGGGACCCGAGCTGCTCGCAAGACGTGACATCGCGACCTCGGTCCCACGCCCCTTGAAGCAGCCGATCGGGTTCGCGGTCTCGAGCTTGATCACGAGTTCGCAGCCCAGCAGATCGCTCAGCGCAAAAGAGAGGAACTGCGGCGTGTCGCGGAAAACCCGCGAAATCTCCCGCCGCGCTTGCCGAATGCGTTGCAGATCGAGCCTGGTGCTCGGCTGCCTGGCGCCGAAATCTGGCGTGGGGCTCCCGCTGACGGGCTGCATGGGACAATCCTCCGGCCCGATGCTACGAACCGCAGATGCGCGGACGCGCGGACGCGTGCGCTTTAACGCACGAACGGTCCGTACGCAATAACGCACGACTTGGAGATTGCCCCGGAATGAAGGCCATCAGCCCCGTCGACACGCCGAACCTGCTCAGGTCGATCAGGCGCGATCTTGGCTGGAGCCTCGATCAGACGGCAGCGCGGACCGGCGTCAGCAAGGCAATGCTGGGCCAGATCGAGCGCGGCGAATCCACACCGACCGTCGCAACGCTTTGGAAGATCGCCACGGGTCTAGGCGTGCCCATGACTGCACTGCTGGAGGCGAATCGCGGGGATGGTGATGTCCTGCTTCTTCGTGACGCCAGCGAACTTCGCGTGCGCCCGGCGCAGGAAGGGATGCAACGCGCACTCCTGTTCCCATACGAGGCGCGATTTGGTTTCGAACTCTACGAGCTCACCTTCGCACCCGCCTTCGAGAGCATCTCCGAGCCGCACGACATTGGCGTCGTGGAACATGTCACCGTGCTGCGCGGCGAAGTCGAATTGCTGGTGGAGGAGGAGTGGAGGCCGCTCAAGCAGGGGCAATCGCTGAGGTTCCCCGCCGATCGTCGTCACGGTTATCGAAACCGGACAGGCGACGACGTCGTCGTCATCGACCTGATTCACTACCGGTTCGCACCCAGCTCCCAGCGCTGAGGCCGGCTCACTCCCCCAGCATCACCACTCTGGCCCCTTCCGCCACCTGTGCCCCGCCTCGCCCGCGACCTCGGTGACGGTGCCGTCGCGCGGCTCAACGCAAATCTGGCCAGAGCTCGCCGGGCGAGCGGCGCGCGCTTGGGCTGTGAGTTCAAAGGCGGAACGGCAGCTGTGTGGGAGGCTGATCGTCCTGCACGCCTTGTCAGTGTTGCAATCGAAGCCGGGGGGCGACCGTCTCAATCTCGTTGGTGAGCACGCCACCGCCATAGCCCGCCGGCAGCCTGGAAAGATCTTCGTTACTGTCCATCCCAGTCGAGAAATCGCCGCCGTGATAGGGGCCGACAACGAACACGGAGCTGCCAACCGAAGCCACTCGATCCAGAAAGCGGTTGGGCCAGCCCCAAAGCCACGGAGCTACATTGATCGGGACGAACACCAGTGTTGAATGGCATTCCTTCGGCATTGCGCCGGTCCATCCATATGCAATGTAGCGCAGCAGGCATCCCTTCAAGGAAGCGCGCGACATCGTTTTGAGACCGGGAACAGAGGAGCGCAAAGCAGCGATCGGCCTGTCTCCTCCATAGGCCATGAGGGTCGCTCGCCGCTCCGGTGGAAGGGCATTCAAGAACGCCGCCAGCTTCACCCCCTCATCGGGATCGTTGCTTTTCACATTGATCAGGAAGGGGCGATCAGGAAAGCTCCGCAGCACCTCGGCAAGAGACGGCATCAGCCCGACTTCTCTGCCTCGGAACGGATATGTTTTCCCACCATCGGCAGTGTAGCCGTAGCCTATGTCGAGCGTTTTGAGGGAGGACATGGATTGCTCGCGAGTGACACCATGGCCGTTGGTGCGGCAGTCCAGTGTCCAGTCGTGGAAGACCGCGAACTGTCCATCTGTCGTAGGATGAATGTCGAGCTCCACAATGTCAGCGCCCGCCTCGAAGCTCGCCCGCATGGAAGCGATCGTGTTCTCTAGATAGCCATGCGTCGGCGGCAAGATGCGGGAAGCGGTACAGGTGTCATTGGTGACACCGACCGGATCAAAGCGCTGCGCGATTCCACGATGGGCCAGAAGAGCCGGCTGACCTGACAGTTCGGGCGCAAACAGGTTCGTGTTGTTGAGGAAGACAAAGGCGACAAGCCCGATCAGGGTCAAGGCCACATAACGCCAGATCTTGCGCAAGTTGCAGCTCCGTCCACGCCTCGACCTCAAGCCAATCTATAATCGGCTTGCCGTCGGCAAATGGCCGAAATAGGGCCGAACTCCGTGCAGCCAAGCTGCGCGTTCGCCATGTCGGCAATGGATCGAACACCACCCGTTCCAAGCCCCCAGCCCTACTCCCCCAGCACCACGACCTTCGCGCCCTCGGCCACCTGCGCCCCGGCCTCGCCCGCGACCTCGGTGACGGTGCCGTCGCGCGGGGCCACCAGCACGTGCTCCATCTTCATCGCCTCGACGATGGCGAGCCGCTGGCCCTTCACCACCGCCTCGCCGGCCGTGACGAAGAGCGCGATCAATTTGCCGTGCATCGGCGCCTTGATGATGCCGCCTGCGCCTGCCGCCGCATCGAGGTCGACGCTGAAAGGGTCGAACAGCGCAACCGCCGTCTGGCGGCCGCGATGCAACGCGAGATAGCTGCCGCGCTCAGCCATCGCCAGCGTGATCTCATGCTCGCCCTCCCCTATCTCATGGCCCGGCAGGCTGACG
Coding sequences:
- a CDS encoding ornithine cyclodeaminase family protein gives rise to the protein MIFVSEEESARLITHELAFSAVRAALIAAASDDSRVFPAVLGRACDPVNTFSVKSGSTAGLTGLKVGSFWSRNPEAGLPRHNSAIILLDQASGRLRAVIEAGRVNAYRTAAADAVAAELLARPDAETLALFGAGNQARHELSALRRIRPIKRVYVIARSASRAGALIRELQDEGLEAMPATAEEACRAADIIVTATPAREPLFEAQWVRPGTHVASMGSDAPGKQELPPQLFASARLFCDLPSQSTMIGEFQHVRAQIEAGALVLGQLGAALDGRIPGRVTSDEITVFDSSGISIQDLYIGQMIVDAVS
- a CDS encoding GNAT family N-acetyltransferase, producing the protein MRGSSMRDEMADVTSSLQDGNDATGAIMPFAPSHLAAAVGLSRQMSWPYRLQDWEFAARIGQGLALEKAGALIGTAMWWPYGDDFASAGMIIIAKSEQGRGHGARLFDALLAAAAPRSLMLNSTAEGLPLYQKRGFMAVGTIHQHQGVLLEQGGFAQPPDIRRGRPVDFVTIAELDCDATGLSRPALLDHLLAAGEVVVIERGDRLAGYAIARAFGRGQVIGPVVAENASDARQLIKALLHKLAGAFVRLDVPAGSGLGTWLDAQGVERVGEATTMVLGHRPVAGGPLRTFAIANQSFG
- a CDS encoding alanine racemase, giving the protein MTTGSDEVAVQAAGSLEADTVRSLATPALLLDRERLDRNIGRLRDRTAAHGVVLRPHLKTAKSIDVARRAYPDEPGPITVSTLAEAEYFAAHGFTDITYGVGISPAAAARAMLLRRSGVDLKLLLDSPEQAQALGQAARDAGVTARAFIEIDCDGHRGGLTPRDPKLLDVAASMAAAGVGLAGILTHAGESYALHTPDALVAAAEHERTEAVAAADSLRAAGHDCSIVSAGSTPTAHFAEDLAGVTELRAGVYMFFDLVMHGVGVCRTDDIAISVLATVIGTKPEKGWILVDAGWMALSRDRGTAAQKVDQGYGLVCDIEGRVYNDLIVPSASQEHGILAMRPGSGRPLPDLPIGSKVRILPNHACATASQHEVYHVVSGNGGAIEARWPRIRGW
- a CDS encoding aldehyde dehydrogenase family protein produces the protein MISPLQHLKQSGRLDRFYIDGEWVRGSGADRAIIVNPATEQGVADIALGNAADLNHAVAAARAASVSWARTGPAERARLLDRVHALILERQEFFAQVLTMEMGAAITYARTAHVPLAAEHIRVARDNLATYPFLAQRGKTAIAREAIGVCGLITPWNWPLYQITAKVGPALAAGCTVVLKPSELSPLNAFLFAEVIHDVGIPPGVFNLVNGAGAVVGAGLSAHPDVDMISITGSTRAGILVAQAAAQTIKRVTLELGGKSPNVILPDADMARAVPPGVAAAFRNQGQSCSAPTRMIVPRSQLKQVEQLATETAAGMIVGDPTSEATTHGPIANRAQFDRIQQMIAIGVAEGAKLVTGGTGRPDGLDVGYYARPTIFSDVLPEMRIAQEEIFGPVLSIMPYDTIEEAVRIANDTVYGLGAHVQGADLATARAVASQIQSGQVHINYPAWDPNAPFGGYKQSGNGREYGLEGMEEYLEIKSILGYYT
- a CDS encoding GNAT family N-acetyltransferase; this translates as MAKQSIPHPVLSTPRLRLRQFRADDAGAMHECFADPAAMRFWNLPTYTRPIETERAVRSFIDCTPSYYRFWAVTEAGDDRCLGLVNYHDGHIRSRRASIGYIINPARHRQGFAAEAVSVLLDFCFAELGLHRLQAFIHPDNTASIALIEKLGFSREGLLRDNLRVGEVWRDDLLYALLANDWRRQG
- a CDS encoding PLP-dependent aminotransferase family protein, whose amino-acid sequence is MGQLEGVGRRIIASIKEQIHSGAYRPGDRLPSTRAFAVEWGASRTTVTAAYGQLIAEGYLVTRAGARPIVAEGLAAKATPTPAPTAAAVRHLSGFAQRLLGLPPPTPAQAVKVADFRYGDLAGDDFPMLAWRRALTKVSLRRKARLRYADPQGASDLRSVLQGYLWRARGINCSPDDIVIVNGSQQGLDLCARLLLDPGDAFLIENPGYMLARHAFVAAGGIAVPIPVDGEGLCVDGLPSGRLVYVTPSHQFPLGGVLSATRRRALLAWAAASGAYVIEDDYDGEYRHDIAPIPPLQTLDAQSVIYVGTFSKTLSPTLRLGYLVLPAGLAAAFSEAKRLTDRHSPLLEQEALAELLASGAYERHVRSIRRKNAERRAVLLEALSAECGPAVSIEGADTGLHVVIWINGVAADQEAGIVEAARSIGLGIHPVSPLYDPKLSKPQTAGFILGYAALDTEMVRRGISMLASVLTRRQ